In Apium graveolens cultivar Ventura chromosome 10, ASM990537v1, whole genome shotgun sequence, the following are encoded in one genomic region:
- the LOC141690509 gene encoding uncharacterized protein LOC141690509: MPPDLSSQQRKKFLHDVKAYFWDEPYLFKQGADQIIRRCVAEFEMQDILFHCHSSTSGGHFGGQRTAAKGVLEKVVNLNRKDWSTRLDEALWAYCTAYKNPLGMSPYRLVFGKECHLPVELEYKAYWALKNLNFDMALAGEKRMLQLDELDEFRFFSYENAKLYKEKTKKWHDKNIQSRVFEVGQKVLYYPTQG, encoded by the exons ATGCCACCTGATTTATCAAGTCAACAAAGGAAGAAATTCTTGCATGATGTGAAAGCTTATTTTTGGGATGAGCCTTATTTATTCAAGCAAGGTGCAGACCAAATTATTAGAAGATGTGTTGCTGAATTTGAGATGCAAGATATTcttttccattgtcattcttctACTTCTGGTGGACATTTTGGTGGACAACGCACTGCTGCAAAG GGtgttcttgagaaagttgtgaaTCTGAATCGAAAGGATTGGTCTACAAGGTTAGATGAGGCTCTATGGGCTTATTGTACGGCTTACAAAAATCCTTTGGGTATGTCTCCATATCGCTTGGTTTTTGGGAAGGAGTGTCATTTACCAGTTGAACTTGAATATAAGGCGTATTGGGCTCTCAAAAATCTAAATTTTGACATGGCACTTGCTGGTGAAAAGAGGATGCTACAACTTGATGAGCTGGATGAATTTCGGTTCTTCTCTTATGAGAATGCTAAACTTTACAAGGAGAAGACAAAAAAATGGCACGATAAAAATATTCAATCTCGTGTATTTGAAGTGGGACAAAAAGTATTATATTATCCAACTCAAGGCTAA